CGTTTGGCCCGATATCAGGACCTGAACCGCGGGTTCCGTATGCCAGATCGCTGGGAATATACAGCTGCCATTTATCTCCTTCTTTCATCAGCTGCAGGGCTTCTGTCCAACCACTGATCACACCACTAACCGGAAACGTTGCTGGCTGTTTTCGTTTGTAAGAACTATCAAACTCTTTTCCATTGATCAAAGTTCCACGATAATGTGTGGTGACTCTGTCATTCGGACCGGGAGTCTTTCCTGTTCCCTTCTTAATGACTTTGTACTGCAGACCACTTTTCGTTGTCTTCACGCCTTCTTTCTTGGCATTCGCTGCCAGAAACTGTTTTCCTTTTGCAACGTTTTCCGCTTGTGCTTTTTTCATTTTTGCTGCCTGCTGATCGCGTAATTCCTGCTGGAAAGCAATCAAGGTGGCACGGATTTCTTCTTCGGTCATCTGTGGTTTTTGTTTGGTCATGGCATCAAGAATGCCTTTGACCAGAATTTGTGGGTCGACGTCTAACTGATCCCGCATCAGATTTTGCCCCAGATTGTAGCCAATCCCGTAACTGACTTTCTGTTTCTGGTCTTTTAAGGCGGATTTACCGGAACCTGCTTTTTCGTTCTGCGCGTTCGCTAGTTGGGCAAATCCAAACAACGCAATACATAAACAGGCAGAGAGATGCCATTTCGACATAGGAACAACCTTTCGGTGAAGAATGAAAATAATGTTAAAGGGGGTAACCATACGGGACGGCGAGATCCGGATAGCCGCGGTCGACGTCCGGATTAGCAGGTGATGTATTGCATGGTGTCCTCTTTCGGAGAGGAACTTCGACTTAAATCAAGTTAATGATTATACGTAAGTCTCCCGTAAAGTGTCTACAATAAACGGCAATTCGCCTGTAAAACAGCGTTTTCTGTCACAGGCGGTCCGGTTGCAACCTCTGTCCATCTTAACGGACTACGTTCTGAAAACGCGTCACCGCTTCATTGATATTATCTCTGCTGTTGAAAGCACTTAGGCGGAAATATCCTTCACCGGCAGCGCCAAATCCACTGCCCGGAGTACCGACCAGATGTGCTTTTTGCAACAATTCGTCAAAGAAGTCCCAACTGGACGCATCCCCGGGTGTTTTGAGCCAGACATAAGGAGCATTGACGCCACCGTAAACTGAAATCCCCACCGATTCCAAACCTTCTCGCAGCAGGCGGGCATTTTCCAGATAGAATGCGATCAATGACTGAATCTGCTGTTTGCCCTGCTCAGAGTAAGCAGCTTCCGCCCCTTTCTGAATGATGTAAGACACACCATTGAACTTGGTGCAGTGGCGTCGATTCCAGAGAGGATGAATGTCTGTTGTCACGCCCGCTGCCGTCTTTCCTTTTAATTCTTTGGGAACGACGGTGAATGCACAACGGGTTCCGGTGAAGCCGGCGTTCTTACTGAAACTGCGGAATTCAATTGCGACTTCTTTGGCTCCCTCAATCTCATAAATAGAGTGTGGGATTTCATCGTCAGTAATAAAAGCTTCATAGGCAGCATCAAAGAAAATGATCGACCCGTTTGCTTTGGCATAATCAACCCATTGTTTGAGGGTTTCTTTGGTCGCAACCGTTCCCGTGGGGTTATTCGGATAACAGAGATAAATCAGATCAACGGGTGAATCAGGCAAAGCCGGGACAAAGTTATTCTCGGCAGTAACAGGCAGATAAGTCAAACCTGCATACCGTCCACTTTCATCTGCTTCACCCGTGCGCCCGGTCATCACGTTGGTATCAACATAAACGGGATAAACGGGGTCTGTCACAGCGACTTTATTCTCAGCACCAAAAATATCGAGGATATTTCCCGTGTCACACTTCGAACCATCGGAGACAAAAATTTCGTCTGCGGAAATATCAACACCCCGCGACTGAAAATCATTTTTCGCGATGGCATCTCTCAAAAACGCATAACCCTGTTCGGGACCATAACCACGAAACGTCTCCGGATTTCCCATCTCATCGATGGCAGCGTGCATGGCTTCCCGGATCGCGGGCGGCAATGGCTCGGTCACATCACCAATACCCAGTTTGATCACCGCCGCACTCGGGTTCTCTTCGCAAAACTTGTTGACACGACGTCCGATTTCCGGAAACAGATACCCCGCTTTGAGCTTCAGGTAGTGATCATTAATCAAAGCCATTTCACGCCTCAAATCATAAATAAACAAAACTAGTGTTGGTGAATTATCGAGAAGGATTTTTTCAAAACCAGAAACGCCGTTGTATTTTGAATTCGGTCGAATTGCAACCGACGCGCACAGGAGAGACGGCTTTTCACCGAAAAGGTTCAATTCTCTATCTTCTCCGAACTGGCATTTTCATCCACATCAAAGGGGCGCGGCAACGCATTGAACCAGAACCGCTTTGTCAGTGGCTCAATTTGTGTTAAGCCTGTGTAATCACTA
This window of the Gimesia fumaroli genome carries:
- a CDS encoding FKBP-type peptidyl-prolyl cis-trans isomerase, which translates into the protein MSKWHLSACLCIALFGFAQLANAQNEKAGSGKSALKDQKQKVSYGIGYNLGQNLMRDQLDVDPQILVKGILDAMTKQKPQMTEEEIRATLIAFQQELRDQQAAKMKKAQAENVAKGKQFLAANAKKEGVKTTKSGLQYKVIKKGTGKTPGPNDRVTTHYRGTLINGKEFDSSYKRKQPATFPVSGVISGWTEALQLMKEGDKWQLYIPSDLAYGTRGSGPDIGPNEVLIFDIELLKVN
- a CDS encoding LL-diaminopimelate aminotransferase, with amino-acid sequence MALINDHYLKLKAGYLFPEIGRRVNKFCEENPSAAVIKLGIGDVTEPLPPAIREAMHAAIDEMGNPETFRGYGPEQGYAFLRDAIAKNDFQSRGVDISADEIFVSDGSKCDTGNILDIFGAENKVAVTDPVYPVYVDTNVMTGRTGEADESGRYAGLTYLPVTAENNFVPALPDSPVDLIYLCYPNNPTGTVATKETLKQWVDYAKANGSIIFFDAAYEAFITDDEIPHSIYEIEGAKEVAIEFRSFSKNAGFTGTRCAFTVVPKELKGKTAAGVTTDIHPLWNRRHCTKFNGVSYIIQKGAEAAYSEQGKQQIQSLIAFYLENARLLREGLESVGISVYGGVNAPYVWLKTPGDASSWDFFDELLQKAHLVGTPGSGFGAAGEGYFRLSAFNSRDNINEAVTRFQNVVR